One part of the Lycium ferocissimum isolate CSIRO_LF1 chromosome 8, AGI_CSIRO_Lferr_CH_V1, whole genome shotgun sequence genome encodes these proteins:
- the LOC132068498 gene encoding pentatricopeptide repeat-containing protein At1g66345, mitochondrial, translating into MNTKLPRLIPPLSSNLLTKTSHLFIQPHKTTRYSTHSLQTLQSSLNTNNPIITNICNSLHKGENWESLTEKFQSLHFTAPKTSHFFIQPHKNSYSTHSLQVLQDSTNTNNPIITSICNSLRKGENWESLTKKFQSFHFTPSIIQEILLHLKEPIDAKNALNFFHWSAKNSNTRHGVFIYCVIIHILAKSKLVRHANALIESALRNETLFVVLDSLIGSYKLVDSCPFVFDLFVQSCAKLRLIDKSLDVCKLLDENGFMLSVISYNTLLHVVQKSEKTCMVWGIYEYMIEKRIYPNEMTTRIMISALCKEGRLQRFLDVVEKSHGKRCQQPGVVVNTCLIYGMIEEGRIEDGLRLMKRMLQKNMILDTISCSLVVLAKVKTRDLESAWGVYDEMVRRGFEGNALVYDSFIGAYCEEERIDEAIKLMGEMECLNTKPFGETFDHLIKSCSEMGRLEESLKFCDKMMAYGFLPSCLSFNKLVAKLCENGNAKYADQLLTKLMDKGFVPDQSMYTYLIAGYANACDVEGALKLYYEIQYRSISPNASIFDSLIIALCQRGRLKEADEFLSLMIGQSLKPGIHVYKKLIASHLERGDETRAHHLYRQRRTEIDNIRCFFLP; encoded by the exons ATGAACACAAAGCTACCTCGTTTAATTCCACCTTTATCTTCCAATTTACTCACCAAAACTTCCCATCTCTTCATTCAACCCCACAAAACCACACGTTATTCAACACATTCACTCCAAACTCTCCAAAGTTCCCTCAATACCAACAACCCCATCATCACCAATATATGCAATTCCCTACACAAAGGTGAAAATTGGGAATCTTTAACAGAAAAGTTCCAATCTTTACACTTCACTGCCCCCAAAACTTCCCATTTCTTCATTCAACCCCACAAAAATTCATATTCAACACATTCACTCCAAGTTCTTCAAGATTCCACCAATACCAACAACCCCATCATCACTTCTATCTGCAATTCCTTACGCAAAGGTGAAAATTGGGAATCTTTAACCAAAAAGTTCCAGTCTTTTCACTTCACTCCCTCAATTATTCAAGAAATACTCTTACATCTCAAAGAACCAATTGATGCTAAAAATGCCCTCAATTTCTTTCATTGGTCAGCTAAAAATAGCAATACTAGACATGGGGTTTTTATTTATTGTGTTATAattcatattcttgcaaaatcTAAGCTTGTTAGACATGCTAATGCATTGATTGAATCAGCTTTGAGAAATGAGACATTATTTGTTGTTCTTGATTCTTTAATTGGGAGTTATAAGTTAGTCGATTCGTGTCCgtttgtgtttgatttgttTGTGCAAAGTTGTGCTAAGTTGAGATTGATAGATAAGAGTTTGGATGTTTGTAAATTGTTGGATGAAAATGGATTTATGTTAAGTGTCATTAGTTATAATACTTTGCTACATGTAGTGCAAAAGTCCGAAAAGACTTGTATGGTTTGGGgtatatatgagtatatgatTGAGAAAAGGATATACCCGAACGAAATGACAACTAGAATAATGATTAGTGCTTTGTGTAAAGAAGGGAGGTTGCAGAGATTTTTGGATGTTGTCGAAAAAAGTCATGGAAAAAGATGTCAACAACCCGGGGTTGTTGTGAATACGTGTTTGATTTATGGGATGATTGAGGAAGGTAGGATCGAAGACGGGTTGAGGTTGATGAAGAGAATGTTGCAAAAGAATATGATACTCGATACGATTTCTTGTTCTTTGGTCGTTCTTGCAAAGGTGAAGACGAGAGATTTGGAGTCCGCTTGGGGAGTTTACGATGAAATGGTTAGGCGGGGTTTTGAAGGGAATGCACTAGTGTACGATTCGTTTATTGGTGCATATTGTGAGGAAGAGCGAATAGATGAAGCAATTAAGCTGATGGGTGAAATGGAGTGCTTGAATACAAAACCATTTGGTGAAACATTCGATCATCTGATTAAGAGTTGTTCAGAAATGGGAAGATTAGAAGAAAGCTTGAAATTTTGTGATAAAATGATGGCATATGGTTTCCTTCCTAGTTGTTTATCTTTTAACAAACTTGTTGCCAAGCTTTGTGAAAATGGAAATGCAAAGTATGCTGATCAACTATTGACTAAACTGATGGATAAGGGTTTCGTTCCGGATCAAAGCATGTATACTTACCTCATTGCTGGTTATGCCAACGCATGTGACGTTGAGGGAGCACTTAAGCTTTACTACGAAATCCAATATAGGTCGATCTCCCCTAATGCTTCGATTTTTGATTCATTAATTATTGCTTTGTGTCAACGTGGAAGATTGAAAGAAGCGGACGAGTTTCTATCTTTAATGATTGGTCAATCCTTGAAACCGGGCATTCATGTTTATAAGAAATTGATCGCAAGCCACTTGGAGAGGGGCGATGAAACACGGGCTCATCACCTGTACCGACAAAGACGTACAGAGATTGACAACATACG GTGTTTTTTTCTCCCTTAA